The following proteins are encoded in a genomic region of Glycine max cultivar Williams 82 chromosome 18, Glycine_max_v4.0, whole genome shotgun sequence:
- the LOC102664182 gene encoding chromatin modification-related protein EAF1 B-like isoform X2, translating to MVWACWGGINRSIRPGFQRVPSSSMLSSGGMPSSSMVGIPSPVNMHAGVGAGQGNSMLRPRETVHMMRVTQGNSQGIPAFSGMSSSFNNQTTPPVQSNPGHAQQPHQLSQQQSHLSNPHSLQGPNHATNSQQAYAIRLAKERHLQHQQQRYLQHQQQQQLAASSSLSPHAQPQSQLPVSSPLQNSSQAQPQNSSQQVSLSPVTPTSPLTPMSSQHQQQKHHLLHGFSRNPGASVLPNQTAKQRQRQYPQPGSSILISHSMHGLNSRQNF from the exons ATGGTATGGGCATGTTGGGGTGGGATTAACAGAAGCATTAGACCAGGGTTTCAGAGAGTGCCATCATCATCTATGCTTAGTTCTGGAGGCATGCCTTCTTCTAGTATGGTGGGGATTCCAAGCCCTGTAAATATGCATGCTGGAGTTGGTGCTGGACAAGGAAACTCAATGCTGAGACCTCGGGAGACTGTACATATgat gagg GTCACACAAGGGAACAGCCAAGGCATTCCTGCTTTTAGTGGGATGAGTTCTTCCTTTAATAATCAGACAACACCACCTGTTCAGTCAAACCCAGGACATGCCCAGCAGCCACATCAACTATCTCAACAACAGTCCCATCTCAGCAATCCCCATTCTCTTCAAGGTCCAAATCATGCTACTAATTCACAACAGGCCTATGCAATTCGATTGGCAAAGGAACGGCACCTGCAGCACCAACAGCAGCGATATCTGCAGcaccaacaacagcaacagcttGCTGCATCGAGTTCTTTGAGTCCACATGCTCAGCCACAGTCCCAGCTTCCTGTATCATCACCTCTGCAAAATAGTTCACAAGCACAACCTCAAAATTCATCGCAGCAAGTATCTCTTTCCCCTGTAACACCAACATCCCCATTGACTCCCATGTCTTCTCAGCACCAACAGCAAAAACATCACCTACTACATGGTTTCAGCAGGAATCCTGGTGCTAGTGTGTTGCCTAATCAGACAGCAAAACAACGGCAGCGACAGTATCCACAGCCTGGTAGCAGCATCCTAATCAGCCACAGCATGCACGGTCTCAACAGCAGGCAAAACTTCTGA
- the LOC102664182 gene encoding chromatin modification-related protein EAF1 B-like isoform X1, which yields MVWACWGGINRSIRPGFQRVPSSSMLSSGGMPSSSMVGIPSPVNMHAGVGAGQGNSMLRPRETVHMMRPGHNQEHQRQMMVPELPMQVTQGNSQGIPAFSGMSSSFNNQTTPPVQSNPGHAQQPHQLSQQQSHLSNPHSLQGPNHATNSQQAYAIRLAKERHLQHQQQRYLQHQQQQQLAASSSLSPHAQPQSQLPVSSPLQNSSQAQPQNSSQQVSLSPVTPTSPLTPMSSQHQQQKHHLLHGFSRNPGASVLPNQTAKQRQRQYPQPGSSILISHSMHGLNSRQNF from the exons ATGGTATGGGCATGTTGGGGTGGGATTAACAGAAGCATTAGACCAGGGTTTCAGAGAGTGCCATCATCATCTATGCTTAGTTCTGGAGGCATGCCTTCTTCTAGTATGGTGGGGATTCCAAGCCCTGTAAATATGCATGCTGGAGTTGGTGCTGGACAAGGAAACTCAATGCTGAGACCTCGGGAGACTGTACATATgat gagg CCTGGCCATAACCAAGAACACCAAAGACAAATGATGGTTCCCGAACTTCCGATGCAGGTCACACAAGGGAACAGCCAAGGCATTCCTGCTTTTAGTGGGATGAGTTCTTCCTTTAATAATCAGACAACACCACCTGTTCAGTCAAACCCAGGACATGCCCAGCAGCCACATCAACTATCTCAACAACAGTCCCATCTCAGCAATCCCCATTCTCTTCAAGGTCCAAATCATGCTACTAATTCACAACAGGCCTATGCAATTCGATTGGCAAAGGAACGGCACCTGCAGCACCAACAGCAGCGATATCTGCAGcaccaacaacagcaacagcttGCTGCATCGAGTTCTTTGAGTCCACATGCTCAGCCACAGTCCCAGCTTCCTGTATCATCACCTCTGCAAAATAGTTCACAAGCACAACCTCAAAATTCATCGCAGCAAGTATCTCTTTCCCCTGTAACACCAACATCCCCATTGACTCCCATGTCTTCTCAGCACCAACAGCAAAAACATCACCTACTACATGGTTTCAGCAGGAATCCTGGTGCTAGTGTGTTGCCTAATCAGACAGCAAAACAACGGCAGCGACAGTATCCACAGCCTGGTAGCAGCATCCTAATCAGCCACAGCATGCACGGTCTCAACAGCAGGCAAAACTTCTGA